A genomic window from Phoenix dactylifera cultivar Barhee BC4 chromosome 7, palm_55x_up_171113_PBpolish2nd_filt_p, whole genome shotgun sequence includes:
- the LOC103714086 gene encoding pentatricopeptide repeat-containing protein At4g35130, chloroplastic-like: MLHRCKEYLQVQVLTLHRGFRSISRAQNRIFLTAGFRGLTDTISEFKALSKPDAFHWNAIIKAHVDAGLFDAALSLFSAMREAGARPDHYTFPLVNRAISSWTEHFKLGEAIHCLGIQTGFGSDIYFCNTMIEVYARSDFIGLARRLFDEMLVRDVVSWTSMISGYVEIGDTQEPLRLFHEMQREGLEPSSVTLAVILRACGVVEDVVGGSQLFSFVIKKGFESHELVQNSLLMVFSKAGCFKEMKELFSRIQMKSVVSWNIIMSANYSMGDVSQVVHCYEKMKTELIPSHETLTLVISAFAKCGDLHQGQKVHCYAVKCGQIDAVLEASLVDFYAKCGELALAIQLFEEIEVKTSTSWSVMMWDFIQQGQFRDAIDLFQRMQSAGFEPSADVIRGLVLSYTHLGALRLGKGIHGYLIRNKLGMDSDDKNLETSILNMYVKCGSIILAQRCFDLMVLKDTVAWSSMIEGYAIHGLGSEALRSFHQMQEEGITPNGVTFLSLLSACSHSGLVSEGRKVFDCMTRNYGIKPDLNHYTCMVDLLGRSEKLHEALEVINSMDAEPDGRIWGALLASCRTYSDGRLGNYAAQKIFDLEPDNVGYHVVLSNIHASTGKWDVTENIRKFMGEKGFIRRPGWSCIEDKGGLQMFVAGDRSHPQAAEIYEVLGCLTRHIEEIHAFETSRND, translated from the coding sequence ATGCTACATCGATGCAAAGAATATCTACAGGTCCAAGTCTTGACCCTGCACAGAGGATTCCGTTCAATCTCCAGAGCCCAAAATCGCATCTTTTTGACTGCTGGATTTCGCGGGCTTACCGATACCATCTCAGAGTTCAAGGCCTTGTCAAAACCCGATGCATTCCATTGGAATGCAATCATCAAAGCCCATGTCGATGCAGGGCTTTTTGATGCtgctctctccctcttctctgcTATGCGAGAGGCGGGTGCTCGGCCCGATCACTACACGTTTCCTCTTGTCAACCGTGCCATCTCATCCTGGACGGAGCACTTTAAACTCGGGGAAGCAATCCACTGCCTTGGAATTCAAACAGGTTTTGGCAGTGATATCTATTTCTGCAATACAATGATAGAAGTGTATGCGAGGAGCGATTTTATCGGGTTAGCTCGCCGGCTGTTTGATGAAATGCTTGTTAGAGATGTAGTTTCTTGGACCTCCATGATCTCAGGTTATGTTGAGATTGGAGACACTCAGGAACCACTTCGGCTATTCCATGAAATGCAGAGGGAGGGTTTGGAGCCCAGTTCGGTGACGCTAGCAGTCATACTACGAGCATGTGGTGTTGTGGAAGATGTGGTTGGAGGGAGTCAATTGTTTAGCTTTGTAATTAAGAAAGGGTTTGAAAGTCATGAGTTGGTGCAGAATTCACTCTTGATGGTGTTCAGCAAAGCTGGTTGTTTCAAAGAGATGAAGGAACTCTTTAGTAGGATTCAGATGAAGAGTGTTGTTTCATGGAACATTATAATGTCGGCGAATTACTCGATGGGTGATGTTTCCCAAGTAGTTCATTGTTATGAAAAGATGAAGACCGAGCTGATTCCGAGCCATGAGACACTTACTTTGGTTATCTCAGCATTTGCGAAGTGTGGGGACCTTCACCAAGGCCAGAAGGTACATTGTTATGCAGTGAAATGTGGGCAGATTGACGCGGTCTTGGAAGCTTCTCTTGTGGATTTTTATGCCAAATGTGGAGAATTGGCATTGGCTATCCAGCTGTTTGAAGAGATTGAAGTGAAGACCAGCACTTCATGGAGTGtcatgatgtgggattttaTCCAACAAGGCCAGTTCAGAGATGCTATTGATCTGTTTCAGAGAATGCAGAGTGCCGGTTTTGAGCCGAGTGCCGATGTTATACGGGGCCTGGTTCTCTCATATACCCATTTAGGTGCTTTGAGATTAGGTAAAGGAATCCATGGGTACTTGATAAGGAACAAGTTGGGCATGGACTCAGATGACAAAAACTTGGAAACCTCCATCCTTAACATGTATGTGAAGTGTGGAAGCATCATCCTAGCACAAAGGTGTTTCGATCTTATGGTTCTCAAGGATACGGTAGCATGGAGTTCAATGATTGAGGGATATGCAATTCATGGGCTTGGATCGGAAGCTTTGAGATCATTCCACCAAATGCAAGAGGAAGGAATCACACCAAATGGCGTTACGTTTCTGAGCTTGCTATCTGCTTGCAGCCACTCGGGACTTGTGAGCGAAGGGCGCAAGGTGTTTGATTGCATGACTAGAAATTATGGGATCAAGCCTGATTTAAACCACTACACTTGCATGGTGGATTTGCTCGGCCGATCAGAGAAGCTTCATGAAGCTTTAGAGGTAATTAACTCCATGGATGCCGAACCTGATGGTCGAATTTGGGGTGCTCTGCTTGCCTCCTGCAGGACATATTCAGATGGTAGACTTGGCAACTACGCAGCCcaaaaaatttttgatttagaaCCAGACAATGTTGGTTATCATGTTGTCCTGAGCAACATCCATGCTAGCACTGGTAAATGGGATGTTACCGAGAATATTCGGAAGTTTATGGGTGAAAAGGGTTTTATAAGGAGACCAGGTTGGAGTTGCATAGAAGACAAGGGTGGGCTTCAGATGTTTGTTGCTGGGGACAGATCGCACCCACAAGCAGCCGAGATCTATGAAGTCTTGGGATGTCTGACTAGGCATATAGAAGAAATACATGCTTTCGAAACATCTCGGAATGATTGA
- the LOC103714088 gene encoding protein ENHANCED DISEASE RESISTANCE 2-like produces the protein MCLTTKKPGAGAPTPESGEESYDWRFEAINGGSLRHVDLQTGSNGWASPPGDLFALRSRHYFSRRLKTPSGNWLLKPAGVDWLRSTSRLDNVLGRPDNRVAAALCRAQALGLSRKAFLFAVNLQVPGRECHSAVFYFTAEDPVPPGSLFYRFVHGDDAFRNARFKIVNRIVDGPWIVKAAVGNYAACLLGKALTCSYHRGENYLEIDVDIGSSAIANAILHLALGYVTAVTIDMGFLVEAQAEEELPERLIGAVRVARMEMGSATYVETRGKAVEIGKPGFRVVAKVNHHSQSPRASKEREEDGYKFSPSSSFVLSKKM, from the coding sequence ATGTGCCTGACGACGAAGAAACCCGGGGCTGGAGCACCCACGCCGGAGTCCGGGGAGGAGTCCTACGACTGGCGGTTTGAGGCGATCAACGGCGGATCGCTTCGTCACGTGGACCTCCAAACGGGATCCAACGGCTGGGCTTCCCCACCGGGCGACCTCTTCGCCCTCCGCAGCCGCCACTACTTCTCCCGCCGCCTGAAGACACCCTCCGGCAACTGGCTCCTCAAGCCCGCAGGCGTCGACTGGCTCCGGTCCACCTCGCGCCTCGACAACGTCCTCGGCCGTCCGGATAACCGCGTGGCGGCCGCCCtctgccgggcccaggccctcgGCCTCTCGCGCAAGGCCTTCCTCTTCGCCGTCAACCTCCAGGTCCCCGGCCGCGAGTGCCACTCCGCTGTCTTCTACTTCACCGCCGAGGACCCCGTCCCCCCGGGCTCCCTCTTCTACCGATTCGTCCACGGCGACGACGCCTTCCGCAACGCCCGCTTCAAGATCGTCAACCGGATCGTCGATGGCCCGTGGATCGTGAAGGCCGCGGTGGGGAACTACGCCGCCTGCCTCCTCGGGAAGGCGCTCACCTGCAGCTACCACCGCGGGGAGAACTATCTCGAGATCGACGTCGACATCGGGAGCTCGGCGATTGCCAACGCGATCCTCCACCTGGCTCTGGGCTACGTGACGGCGGTGACGATCGACATGGGGTTCTTGGTGGAGGCGCAGGCGGAGGAGGAACTGCCGGAGCGGCTGATCGGGGCGGTGAGGGTGGCTCGGATGGAGATGGGGTCGGCCACCTACGTGGAGACTCGGGGGAAGGCGGTGGAGATCGGGAAGCCCGGGTTCCGGGTCGTGGCCAAGGTCAATCACCACAGCCAGAGCCCGAGGGCGTCCAAGGAGCGCGAGGAGGATGGTTACAAATTCTCCCCTTCTTCGTCGTTTGTTTTATCGAAAAAGATGTAA